The following coding sequences lie in one Alosa sapidissima isolate fAloSap1 chromosome 15, fAloSap1.pri, whole genome shotgun sequence genomic window:
- the LOC121684213 gene encoding NACHT, LRR and PYD domains-containing protein 3-like isoform X1, with product MSDSESEGGDISEAWKNSSEERSVSPTFSSVSMQSDNSMGYPLNFTKEDHPAEQSNLKERPDSPVPSCVSMKSDGSMGYPLNFTQEDGNTQHNSEERSVSPTFSSASMQSDNSMGYPLNFTKEDHPAEQRHSNLKERPDSPVPSCVSMKSDGSMGYPLNFTQEDGNTQHNLFHKRLHSPTPISMKSDNSMGYPLNLSNDYAQEKHDLQHTKAQLKCMLKKTFQCVFESSTQQNTPTCLNKVYTDLYVTEGRGLEVNQEHEVKQTERSFRRPATQDKAINCSDIFKPLPGQQKPIRTVLTNGIAGIGKTFTVQKFILDWAENEANEDIQLMFLLSFRELNLLTKTLLSLTELLQHFVKDITDIDIFRNFKVMLILDGLDESRIRLDFKSSETCCDVTEETSLDVLLTNLIRGNLLPSALLWITTRPAAASQIPPEFIDRVTEIRGFTDPQKEEYFRKRISDDNMASRTITHLKSSRSLYIMCHIPVFGWIAATVLEKLLSETHTGELPRTLTQLYTHFLITQANVMKEKYTKRKDTDEEIIFKLGKLAFQELEKGNLIFYEEDLRECGINVKVASVYSGVCTQIFREESGLYQGKVFSFVHLTVQEYLAALYAHLSFLNDNMSVFESEQASPSSRGQRVSRLHKQAVDRAMNSQNGHLDLFLRYLMGFSQISNQNLLQSLLPLKWRGMKTDDTVKYIRQKIKDNPLPEKSINLFHCLNELGYQHLIEEVQTYLCSKILPKIKLSSDQWAALVFILLTSENDLDIFDLSQYMGSNEALQMLLPVVKVAKQLLITKCNLTEKSCQMLADVLRSKSSTLQELDLSGSYLQLREVKQLCLALGSEDCKLEKLRLNGCKLNDESCDAVISAFNSNAESLRELDMSGNQLNDSVVKKLSETLRTQKCKLEVLRLRWCGVKQEGFRDLTSALQTNPSHLKELDLSMNTSGDAEVRALCEVLNQPQCRLQVLKLNKCELTHDCCSSLESIMSSESSSLIELHLSDNKIQDSGVKRIAAGLQKAHCKLEVLKLYNCSISVNGCGFLASALKQNSSHLRELYLNWNHPTDTGTNPLKKLLETRPPNLKLEKLDINPPNSVN from the exons TTCTGAAGAGAGATCAGTCTCTCCCACATTCAGCTCTGTGTCCATGCAGAGTGACAACTCAATGGGGTACCCTCTTAACTTTACAAAGGAAGATCATCCTGCTGAACAAAG TAATCTTAAGGAGAGACCGGACTCTCCTGTGCCTAGCTGTGTATCCATGAAGAGTGACGGCTCAATGGGGTACCCTCTTAACTTCACACAGGAGGATGGCAATACTCAGCACAA TTCTGAAGAGAGATCAGTCTCTCCCACATTCAGCTCTGCGTCCATGCAGAGTGACAACTCAATGGGGTACCCTCTTAACTTTACAAAGGAAGATCATCCTGCTGAACAAAGGCA CAGTAATCTTAAGGAGAGGCCGGACTCTCCTGTGCCTAGCTGTGTATCCATGAAGAGTGACGGCTCAATGGGGTACCCTCTTAACTTCACACAGGAGGATGGCAATACTCAGCACAA TTTATTTCACAAGAGACTACACTCTCCCACACCCATATCCATGAAGAGTGACAACTCAATGGGGTACCCACTGAACTTGAGCAATGACTACGCTCAAGAAAA ACATGACTTACAGCATACAAAAGCGCAACTCAAATGTATGTTGAAGAAGACATTTCAGTGTGTATTTGAAAGCAGCACCCAGCAGAACACCCCTACCTGTCTAAATAAGGTCTACACAGATTTGTATGTTACTGAGGGTAGAGGACTGGAGGTCAATCAGGAGCATGAAGTCAAACAGACTGAGAGATCATTCAGAAGACCTGCCACACAGGATAAAGCTATTAATTGCAGTGATATCTTCAAACCTCTACCTGGACAACAGAAACCCATTAGAACTGTGCTGACGAATGGCATTGCTGGAATTGGAAAAACTTTCACAGTACAAAAATTCATCCTTGACTGGGCTGAAAATGAAGCCAATGAAGATATTCAGTTAATGTTTCTACTTTCATTCCGAGAGCTGAATTTGTTAACAAAGACGCTTTTAAGCTTAACAGAGTTACTGCAACACTTTGTTAAGGACATAACAGATATTGATATATTCAGGAATTTCAAAGTCATGTTAATCTTGGATGGTCTAGATGAAAGTAGAATTCGGTTAGACTTTAAAAGTAGTGAAACATGTTGTGATGTGACAGAGGAAACATCATTGGATGTGTTGCTAACAAACCTCATTAGGGGGAATTTGcttccctctgctctcctctggatCACCACCCGACCGGCAGCAGCCAGTCAAATCCCTCCTGAGTTTATTGACCGGGTCACAGAAATAAGGGGATTCACTGACCCACAGAAAGAGGAGTACTTTAGGAAGAGAATCAGTGATGACAACATGGCAAGTAGAACTATAACACACCTGAAGTCATCCAGGAGCCTCTACATCATGTGTCATATTCCCGTCTTCGGCTGGATTGCAGCCACGGTTTTAGAGAAACTGCTCAGTGAGACTCACACAGGAGAACTCCCCAGGACTCTCACTCAACTATACACACACTTCCTAATCACTCAGGCAAATGTTATGAAGGAGAAGTACACAAAGAGAAAAGATACAGATGAAGAGATCATTTTCAAACTGGGGAAACTGGCTTTCCAAGAACTGGAGAAAGGCAATCTGATCTTCTATGAGGAAGACCTGAGAGAGTGTGGCATTAATGTCAAAGTAGCCTCAGTGTACTCAGGAGTGTGTACTCAGATCTTTAGAGAGGAGTCTGGGCTGTACCAGGGAAAGGTGTTCAGCTTTGTTCATCTGACTGTTCAGGAGTACCTTGCAGCTCTTTACGCTCATTTATCTTTCCTAAATGACaatatgagtgtgtttgaatcaGAACAAGCCAGTCCTAGCTCCAGAGGCCAACGTGTCTCCAGATTGCACAAACAGGCAGTGGACAGAGCTATGAACAGTCAGAATGGACACCTGGATCTGTTCCTCCGCTATCTCATGGGTTTTTCACAGATCTCCAATCAGAATCTCTTGCAAAGCCTGCTGCCACTGAAGTGGAGAGGCATGAAAACAGATGACACAGTCAAATACATCAGGCAGAAGATCAAGGACAATCCTTTACCTGAGAAAAGCATCAATCTGTTCCACTGTCTGAATGAGCTAGGATATCAGCATTTGATTGAAGAAGTCCAAACTTACCTGTGCTCAAAAATCCTCCCCAAAATCAAGCTCTCTTCTGACCAGTGGGCTGCCCTAGTCTTCATACTCCTGACCTCAGAGAATGACCTGGACATCTTTGACCTAAGTCAGTACATGGGATCCAATGAAGCTCTACAAATGCTCCTCCCTGTTGTTAAAGTTGCCAAACAACTTCT AATCACAAAGTGTAACCTGACAGAGAAAAGCTGTCAGATGCTTGCTGATGTTCTCCGATCAAAGTCGTCCACTCTGCAAGAGCTGGACCTGAGTGGGAGTTACCTGCAGCTCCGAGAGGTGAAACAGCTCTGTTTGGCTCTGGGGTCTGAAGACTGTAAGCTAGAGAAATTAAG GTTGAATGGCTGCAAACTAAATGATGAGAGTTGTGATGCAGTGATTTCAGCTTTCAACTCTAATGCAGAAAGTTTAAGAGAACTTGATATGAGTGGAAACCAACTGAATGACTCTGTCGTTAAGAAGCTCTCCGAAACTCTTAGGACTCAAAAGTGCAAGCTTGAAGTGTTGAG GCTGAGATGGTGTGGTGTAAAACAAGAAGGGTTCAGGGATTTGACATCTGCCCTGCAAACAAACCCATCACATCTGAAAGAGCTGGACCTCAGTATGAACACATCAGGAGATGCGGAAGTTCGTGCACTGTGTGAGGTTCTGAACCAACCACAGTGCAGACTTCAAGTACTCAA GTTGAATAAGTGTGAGCTCACCCATGACTGCTGCTCGTCTCTGGAATCCATCATGAGCTCGGAGTCTTCTAGCCTCATAGAGCTGCATCTGAGCGACAACAAGATTCAGGACTCTGGAGTGAAGAGAATAGCAGCCGGGCTACAGAAAGCTCACTGCAAACTAGAGGTCCTCAA GTTGTATAACTGCAGCATCTCAGTAAACGGCTGTGGATTTCTGGCTTCAGCATTGAAACAAAACTCTTCTCACCTGCGCGAGCTGTATTTGAACTGGAATCATCCAACAGACACGGGAACAAACCCGCTGAAAAAGCTGCTGGAGACTCGTCCTCCAAACCTTAAACTAGAGAAACTCGA CATCAACCCTCCAAATTCAGTTAACTGA
- the LOC121684213 gene encoding NACHT, LRR and PYD domains-containing protein 3-like isoform X3: protein MQSDNSMGYPLNFTKEDHPAEQSNLKERPDSPVPSCVSMKSDGSMGYPLNFTQEDGNTQHNSEERSVSPTFSSASMQSDNSMGYPLNFTKEDHPAEQRHSNLKERPDSPVPSCVSMKSDGSMGYPLNFTQEDGNTQHNLFHKRLHSPTPISMKSDNSMGYPLNLSNDYAQEKHDLQHTKAQLKCMLKKTFQCVFESSTQQNTPTCLNKVYTDLYVTEGRGLEVNQEHEVKQTERSFRRPATQDKAINCSDIFKPLPGQQKPIRTVLTNGIAGIGKTFTVQKFILDWAENEANEDIQLMFLLSFRELNLLTKTLLSLTELLQHFVKDITDIDIFRNFKVMLILDGLDESRIRLDFKSSETCCDVTEETSLDVLLTNLIRGNLLPSALLWITTRPAAASQIPPEFIDRVTEIRGFTDPQKEEYFRKRISDDNMASRTITHLKSSRSLYIMCHIPVFGWIAATVLEKLLSETHTGELPRTLTQLYTHFLITQANVMKEKYTKRKDTDEEIIFKLGKLAFQELEKGNLIFYEEDLRECGINVKVASVYSGVCTQIFREESGLYQGKVFSFVHLTVQEYLAALYAHLSFLNDNMSVFESEQASPSSRGQRVSRLHKQAVDRAMNSQNGHLDLFLRYLMGFSQISNQNLLQSLLPLKWRGMKTDDTVKYIRQKIKDNPLPEKSINLFHCLNELGYQHLIEEVQTYLCSKILPKIKLSSDQWAALVFILLTSENDLDIFDLSQYMGSNEALQMLLPVVKVAKQLLITKCNLTEKSCQMLADVLRSKSSTLQELDLSGSYLQLREVKQLCLALGSEDCKLEKLRLNGCKLNDESCDAVISAFNSNAESLRELDMSGNQLNDSVVKKLSETLRTQKCKLEVLRLRWCGVKQEGFRDLTSALQTNPSHLKELDLSMNTSGDAEVRALCEVLNQPQCRLQVLKLNKCELTHDCCSSLESIMSSESSSLIELHLSDNKIQDSGVKRIAAGLQKAHCKLEVLKLYNCSISVNGCGFLASALKQNSSHLRELYLNWNHPTDTGTNPLKKLLETRPPNLKLEKLDINPPNSVN from the exons ATGCAGAGTGACAACTCAATGGGGTACCCTCTTAACTTTACAAAGGAAGATCATCCTGCTGAACAAAG TAATCTTAAGGAGAGACCGGACTCTCCTGTGCCTAGCTGTGTATCCATGAAGAGTGACGGCTCAATGGGGTACCCTCTTAACTTCACACAGGAGGATGGCAATACTCAGCACAA TTCTGAAGAGAGATCAGTCTCTCCCACATTCAGCTCTGCGTCCATGCAGAGTGACAACTCAATGGGGTACCCTCTTAACTTTACAAAGGAAGATCATCCTGCTGAACAAAGGCA CAGTAATCTTAAGGAGAGGCCGGACTCTCCTGTGCCTAGCTGTGTATCCATGAAGAGTGACGGCTCAATGGGGTACCCTCTTAACTTCACACAGGAGGATGGCAATACTCAGCACAA TTTATTTCACAAGAGACTACACTCTCCCACACCCATATCCATGAAGAGTGACAACTCAATGGGGTACCCACTGAACTTGAGCAATGACTACGCTCAAGAAAA ACATGACTTACAGCATACAAAAGCGCAACTCAAATGTATGTTGAAGAAGACATTTCAGTGTGTATTTGAAAGCAGCACCCAGCAGAACACCCCTACCTGTCTAAATAAGGTCTACACAGATTTGTATGTTACTGAGGGTAGAGGACTGGAGGTCAATCAGGAGCATGAAGTCAAACAGACTGAGAGATCATTCAGAAGACCTGCCACACAGGATAAAGCTATTAATTGCAGTGATATCTTCAAACCTCTACCTGGACAACAGAAACCCATTAGAACTGTGCTGACGAATGGCATTGCTGGAATTGGAAAAACTTTCACAGTACAAAAATTCATCCTTGACTGGGCTGAAAATGAAGCCAATGAAGATATTCAGTTAATGTTTCTACTTTCATTCCGAGAGCTGAATTTGTTAACAAAGACGCTTTTAAGCTTAACAGAGTTACTGCAACACTTTGTTAAGGACATAACAGATATTGATATATTCAGGAATTTCAAAGTCATGTTAATCTTGGATGGTCTAGATGAAAGTAGAATTCGGTTAGACTTTAAAAGTAGTGAAACATGTTGTGATGTGACAGAGGAAACATCATTGGATGTGTTGCTAACAAACCTCATTAGGGGGAATTTGcttccctctgctctcctctggatCACCACCCGACCGGCAGCAGCCAGTCAAATCCCTCCTGAGTTTATTGACCGGGTCACAGAAATAAGGGGATTCACTGACCCACAGAAAGAGGAGTACTTTAGGAAGAGAATCAGTGATGACAACATGGCAAGTAGAACTATAACACACCTGAAGTCATCCAGGAGCCTCTACATCATGTGTCATATTCCCGTCTTCGGCTGGATTGCAGCCACGGTTTTAGAGAAACTGCTCAGTGAGACTCACACAGGAGAACTCCCCAGGACTCTCACTCAACTATACACACACTTCCTAATCACTCAGGCAAATGTTATGAAGGAGAAGTACACAAAGAGAAAAGATACAGATGAAGAGATCATTTTCAAACTGGGGAAACTGGCTTTCCAAGAACTGGAGAAAGGCAATCTGATCTTCTATGAGGAAGACCTGAGAGAGTGTGGCATTAATGTCAAAGTAGCCTCAGTGTACTCAGGAGTGTGTACTCAGATCTTTAGAGAGGAGTCTGGGCTGTACCAGGGAAAGGTGTTCAGCTTTGTTCATCTGACTGTTCAGGAGTACCTTGCAGCTCTTTACGCTCATTTATCTTTCCTAAATGACaatatgagtgtgtttgaatcaGAACAAGCCAGTCCTAGCTCCAGAGGCCAACGTGTCTCCAGATTGCACAAACAGGCAGTGGACAGAGCTATGAACAGTCAGAATGGACACCTGGATCTGTTCCTCCGCTATCTCATGGGTTTTTCACAGATCTCCAATCAGAATCTCTTGCAAAGCCTGCTGCCACTGAAGTGGAGAGGCATGAAAACAGATGACACAGTCAAATACATCAGGCAGAAGATCAAGGACAATCCTTTACCTGAGAAAAGCATCAATCTGTTCCACTGTCTGAATGAGCTAGGATATCAGCATTTGATTGAAGAAGTCCAAACTTACCTGTGCTCAAAAATCCTCCCCAAAATCAAGCTCTCTTCTGACCAGTGGGCTGCCCTAGTCTTCATACTCCTGACCTCAGAGAATGACCTGGACATCTTTGACCTAAGTCAGTACATGGGATCCAATGAAGCTCTACAAATGCTCCTCCCTGTTGTTAAAGTTGCCAAACAACTTCT AATCACAAAGTGTAACCTGACAGAGAAAAGCTGTCAGATGCTTGCTGATGTTCTCCGATCAAAGTCGTCCACTCTGCAAGAGCTGGACCTGAGTGGGAGTTACCTGCAGCTCCGAGAGGTGAAACAGCTCTGTTTGGCTCTGGGGTCTGAAGACTGTAAGCTAGAGAAATTAAG GTTGAATGGCTGCAAACTAAATGATGAGAGTTGTGATGCAGTGATTTCAGCTTTCAACTCTAATGCAGAAAGTTTAAGAGAACTTGATATGAGTGGAAACCAACTGAATGACTCTGTCGTTAAGAAGCTCTCCGAAACTCTTAGGACTCAAAAGTGCAAGCTTGAAGTGTTGAG GCTGAGATGGTGTGGTGTAAAACAAGAAGGGTTCAGGGATTTGACATCTGCCCTGCAAACAAACCCATCACATCTGAAAGAGCTGGACCTCAGTATGAACACATCAGGAGATGCGGAAGTTCGTGCACTGTGTGAGGTTCTGAACCAACCACAGTGCAGACTTCAAGTACTCAA GTTGAATAAGTGTGAGCTCACCCATGACTGCTGCTCGTCTCTGGAATCCATCATGAGCTCGGAGTCTTCTAGCCTCATAGAGCTGCATCTGAGCGACAACAAGATTCAGGACTCTGGAGTGAAGAGAATAGCAGCCGGGCTACAGAAAGCTCACTGCAAACTAGAGGTCCTCAA GTTGTATAACTGCAGCATCTCAGTAAACGGCTGTGGATTTCTGGCTTCAGCATTGAAACAAAACTCTTCTCACCTGCGCGAGCTGTATTTGAACTGGAATCATCCAACAGACACGGGAACAAACCCGCTGAAAAAGCTGCTGGAGACTCGTCCTCCAAACCTTAAACTAGAGAAACTCGA CATCAACCCTCCAAATTCAGTTAACTGA
- the LOC121684213 gene encoding NACHT, LRR and PYD domains-containing protein 3-like isoform X4, translated as MSDSESEGGDISEAWKNSSEERSVSPTFSSVSMQSDNSMGYPLNFTKEDHPAEQSNLKERPDSPVPSCVSMKSDGSMGYPLNFTQEDGNTQHNNLKERPDSPVPSCVSMKSDGSMGYPLNFTQEDGNTQHNLFHKRLHSPTPISMKSDNSMGYPLNLSNDYAQEKHDLQHTKAQLKCMLKKTFQCVFESSTQQNTPTCLNKVYTDLYVTEGRGLEVNQEHEVKQTERSFRRPATQDKAINCSDIFKPLPGQQKPIRTVLTNGIAGIGKTFTVQKFILDWAENEANEDIQLMFLLSFRELNLLTKTLLSLTELLQHFVKDITDIDIFRNFKVMLILDGLDESRIRLDFKSSETCCDVTEETSLDVLLTNLIRGNLLPSALLWITTRPAAASQIPPEFIDRVTEIRGFTDPQKEEYFRKRISDDNMASRTITHLKSSRSLYIMCHIPVFGWIAATVLEKLLSETHTGELPRTLTQLYTHFLITQANVMKEKYTKRKDTDEEIIFKLGKLAFQELEKGNLIFYEEDLRECGINVKVASVYSGVCTQIFREESGLYQGKVFSFVHLTVQEYLAALYAHLSFLNDNMSVFESEQASPSSRGQRVSRLHKQAVDRAMNSQNGHLDLFLRYLMGFSQISNQNLLQSLLPLKWRGMKTDDTVKYIRQKIKDNPLPEKSINLFHCLNELGYQHLIEEVQTYLCSKILPKIKLSSDQWAALVFILLTSENDLDIFDLSQYMGSNEALQMLLPVVKVAKQLLITKCNLTEKSCQMLADVLRSKSSTLQELDLSGSYLQLREVKQLCLALGSEDCKLEKLRLNGCKLNDESCDAVISAFNSNAESLRELDMSGNQLNDSVVKKLSETLRTQKCKLEVLRLRWCGVKQEGFRDLTSALQTNPSHLKELDLSMNTSGDAEVRALCEVLNQPQCRLQVLKLNKCELTHDCCSSLESIMSSESSSLIELHLSDNKIQDSGVKRIAAGLQKAHCKLEVLKLYNCSISVNGCGFLASALKQNSSHLRELYLNWNHPTDTGTNPLKKLLETRPPNLKLEKLDINPPNSVN; from the exons TTCTGAAGAGAGATCAGTCTCTCCCACATTCAGCTCTGTGTCCATGCAGAGTGACAACTCAATGGGGTACCCTCTTAACTTTACAAAGGAAGATCATCCTGCTGAACAAAG TAATCTTAAGGAGAGACCGGACTCTCCTGTGCCTAGCTGTGTATCCATGAAGAGTGACGGCTCAATGGGGTACCCTCTTAACTTCACACAGGAGGATGGCAATACTCAGCACAA TAATCTTAAGGAGAGGCCGGACTCTCCTGTGCCTAGCTGTGTATCCATGAAGAGTGACGGCTCAATGGGGTACCCTCTTAACTTCACACAGGAGGATGGCAATACTCAGCACAA TTTATTTCACAAGAGACTACACTCTCCCACACCCATATCCATGAAGAGTGACAACTCAATGGGGTACCCACTGAACTTGAGCAATGACTACGCTCAAGAAAA ACATGACTTACAGCATACAAAAGCGCAACTCAAATGTATGTTGAAGAAGACATTTCAGTGTGTATTTGAAAGCAGCACCCAGCAGAACACCCCTACCTGTCTAAATAAGGTCTACACAGATTTGTATGTTACTGAGGGTAGAGGACTGGAGGTCAATCAGGAGCATGAAGTCAAACAGACTGAGAGATCATTCAGAAGACCTGCCACACAGGATAAAGCTATTAATTGCAGTGATATCTTCAAACCTCTACCTGGACAACAGAAACCCATTAGAACTGTGCTGACGAATGGCATTGCTGGAATTGGAAAAACTTTCACAGTACAAAAATTCATCCTTGACTGGGCTGAAAATGAAGCCAATGAAGATATTCAGTTAATGTTTCTACTTTCATTCCGAGAGCTGAATTTGTTAACAAAGACGCTTTTAAGCTTAACAGAGTTACTGCAACACTTTGTTAAGGACATAACAGATATTGATATATTCAGGAATTTCAAAGTCATGTTAATCTTGGATGGTCTAGATGAAAGTAGAATTCGGTTAGACTTTAAAAGTAGTGAAACATGTTGTGATGTGACAGAGGAAACATCATTGGATGTGTTGCTAACAAACCTCATTAGGGGGAATTTGcttccctctgctctcctctggatCACCACCCGACCGGCAGCAGCCAGTCAAATCCCTCCTGAGTTTATTGACCGGGTCACAGAAATAAGGGGATTCACTGACCCACAGAAAGAGGAGTACTTTAGGAAGAGAATCAGTGATGACAACATGGCAAGTAGAACTATAACACACCTGAAGTCATCCAGGAGCCTCTACATCATGTGTCATATTCCCGTCTTCGGCTGGATTGCAGCCACGGTTTTAGAGAAACTGCTCAGTGAGACTCACACAGGAGAACTCCCCAGGACTCTCACTCAACTATACACACACTTCCTAATCACTCAGGCAAATGTTATGAAGGAGAAGTACACAAAGAGAAAAGATACAGATGAAGAGATCATTTTCAAACTGGGGAAACTGGCTTTCCAAGAACTGGAGAAAGGCAATCTGATCTTCTATGAGGAAGACCTGAGAGAGTGTGGCATTAATGTCAAAGTAGCCTCAGTGTACTCAGGAGTGTGTACTCAGATCTTTAGAGAGGAGTCTGGGCTGTACCAGGGAAAGGTGTTCAGCTTTGTTCATCTGACTGTTCAGGAGTACCTTGCAGCTCTTTACGCTCATTTATCTTTCCTAAATGACaatatgagtgtgtttgaatcaGAACAAGCCAGTCCTAGCTCCAGAGGCCAACGTGTCTCCAGATTGCACAAACAGGCAGTGGACAGAGCTATGAACAGTCAGAATGGACACCTGGATCTGTTCCTCCGCTATCTCATGGGTTTTTCACAGATCTCCAATCAGAATCTCTTGCAAAGCCTGCTGCCACTGAAGTGGAGAGGCATGAAAACAGATGACACAGTCAAATACATCAGGCAGAAGATCAAGGACAATCCTTTACCTGAGAAAAGCATCAATCTGTTCCACTGTCTGAATGAGCTAGGATATCAGCATTTGATTGAAGAAGTCCAAACTTACCTGTGCTCAAAAATCCTCCCCAAAATCAAGCTCTCTTCTGACCAGTGGGCTGCCCTAGTCTTCATACTCCTGACCTCAGAGAATGACCTGGACATCTTTGACCTAAGTCAGTACATGGGATCCAATGAAGCTCTACAAATGCTCCTCCCTGTTGTTAAAGTTGCCAAACAACTTCT AATCACAAAGTGTAACCTGACAGAGAAAAGCTGTCAGATGCTTGCTGATGTTCTCCGATCAAAGTCGTCCACTCTGCAAGAGCTGGACCTGAGTGGGAGTTACCTGCAGCTCCGAGAGGTGAAACAGCTCTGTTTGGCTCTGGGGTCTGAAGACTGTAAGCTAGAGAAATTAAG GTTGAATGGCTGCAAACTAAATGATGAGAGTTGTGATGCAGTGATTTCAGCTTTCAACTCTAATGCAGAAAGTTTAAGAGAACTTGATATGAGTGGAAACCAACTGAATGACTCTGTCGTTAAGAAGCTCTCCGAAACTCTTAGGACTCAAAAGTGCAAGCTTGAAGTGTTGAG GCTGAGATGGTGTGGTGTAAAACAAGAAGGGTTCAGGGATTTGACATCTGCCCTGCAAACAAACCCATCACATCTGAAAGAGCTGGACCTCAGTATGAACACATCAGGAGATGCGGAAGTTCGTGCACTGTGTGAGGTTCTGAACCAACCACAGTGCAGACTTCAAGTACTCAA GTTGAATAAGTGTGAGCTCACCCATGACTGCTGCTCGTCTCTGGAATCCATCATGAGCTCGGAGTCTTCTAGCCTCATAGAGCTGCATCTGAGCGACAACAAGATTCAGGACTCTGGAGTGAAGAGAATAGCAGCCGGGCTACAGAAAGCTCACTGCAAACTAGAGGTCCTCAA GTTGTATAACTGCAGCATCTCAGTAAACGGCTGTGGATTTCTGGCTTCAGCATTGAAACAAAACTCTTCTCACCTGCGCGAGCTGTATTTGAACTGGAATCATCCAACAGACACGGGAACAAACCCGCTGAAAAAGCTGCTGGAGACTCGTCCTCCAAACCTTAAACTAGAGAAACTCGA CATCAACCCTCCAAATTCAGTTAACTGA